From Pandoraea norimbergensis, the proteins below share one genomic window:
- a CDS encoding putative bifunctional diguanylate cyclase/phosphodiesterase: MNDTNALRRQVVLADLLLDRQRLLRALSLELRTPSPPGSHSALVVLHVGRGQRTATNQQAISDADLLATVAFRIGSRIRRRDLIGRVSEQQIAVLLRDLGSREAAVQITRRFIRAGESPVPCGNGLLYPIVSAGITHLPQVPVWPATLLEHTSEVADLAIRESAARFLVTDAPSAPTEGVTPPDDAGNEHYWRSAIGRALSGSEFRLHYQPQIDMRTHRLTGLEALIRWQRDDELIMPGEFIPAAERCDVIGPIGEWTLHEACRQLDQWQTDGEEYPRVAVNLSAQQMRVQTLETVRYALKHHRVPPDKLEIEITESSLISHLDEAATLMNELVAMGVRLSLDDFGTGYSSFVRLKRWPFGTVKIDYQFVAGVLLGGYDTELIRAIIAIARKLEIETVAEGVETSAQRDALAQLGCHAWQGYHCTRPLPPGHIETFIRDWHGRL; the protein is encoded by the coding sequence ATGAACGATACCAACGCGCTGCGCCGGCAAGTCGTACTGGCCGATCTGTTGCTGGATCGCCAGCGGCTGCTGCGCGCCCTCAGCCTTGAGCTACGCACGCCCAGCCCACCCGGCAGTCATAGCGCTCTCGTGGTGCTGCACGTCGGGCGCGGTCAGCGCACGGCCACCAATCAGCAAGCCATTTCCGATGCCGATCTGCTCGCCACGGTGGCGTTTCGCATCGGCTCGCGCATTCGGCGGCGCGACCTGATCGGACGCGTTTCCGAACAGCAGATCGCCGTGCTGTTGCGCGACCTCGGCAGCCGCGAAGCCGCTGTGCAGATCACCCGCCGCTTTATCCGTGCCGGTGAATCGCCGGTGCCGTGCGGCAACGGTTTGCTTTACCCGATTGTGTCCGCAGGTATCACCCACCTGCCGCAGGTGCCGGTATGGCCTGCCACGTTGCTCGAACATACGTCCGAAGTGGCCGATCTGGCCATTCGCGAGAGCGCGGCACGCTTTCTGGTCACCGATGCGCCCAGCGCACCGACCGAAGGCGTCACGCCACCGGACGACGCCGGCAACGAGCACTACTGGCGCAGCGCCATTGGCCGCGCGCTCTCTGGCTCAGAATTCCGTCTGCATTACCAGCCGCAAATCGACATGCGCACGCACCGGCTGACCGGTCTCGAAGCGCTGATTCGCTGGCAGCGCGACGACGAACTGATCATGCCCGGTGAATTCATCCCGGCGGCCGAGCGTTGCGACGTGATCGGCCCGATCGGCGAGTGGACGCTGCACGAAGCCTGCCGCCAGCTCGATCAGTGGCAGACCGATGGTGAGGAATATCCGCGCGTGGCCGTCAATCTCTCGGCCCAGCAGATGCGCGTGCAGACGCTCGAAACTGTGCGCTACGCGCTCAAGCATCACCGTGTGCCACCCGACAAGCTGGAAATCGAGATCACGGAATCGTCGTTGATTTCGCATCTGGACGAGGCGGCCACGCTCATGAACGAACTCGTGGCGATGGGCGTGCGCCTGTCGCTGGACGACTTCGGCACGGGCTATTCCAGCTTTGTGCGCCTGAAGCGCTGGCCGTTCGGTACGGTCAAGATCGACTATCAGTTCGTGGCGGGCGTGCTACTCGGCGGCTACGACACCGAGCTGATTCGCGCCATCATCGCCATCGCTCGCAAACTTGAAATCGAGACGGTGGCCGAGGGCGTAGAGACGAGCGCACAACGCGATGCGCTCGCGCAACTCGGCTGCCACGCATGGCAGGGGTATCATTGCACACGGCCCTTGCCACCCGGTCACATCGAGACGTTCATCCGAGACTGGCACGGACGTCTGTAA
- a CDS encoding sensor domain-containing diguanylate cyclase gives MPLLNAFNTFLSRRRAVPVLVRGFVMLLCVFAAWGLARFAADQLVANRSARLLAEERSVATRLARGTVHTVNQDLILIRGIPQVLAQISQIQHAAADIADHPLTELPHETAREKLLANAALKPVNELLRAAQLYFGADLVWLGTPDGVTIASSDANSPNPLVGDNYGDRGYFQSAVLGTAGQQYVIGRKTRLPGIYFTAPVYREGRLVGVMVVKLGLRRLSHWVDTGASFVTDVNGVIVLANDPTFTGLAVPGAPVFKMSPAERRHLYQQDYFTVVPIEDYDPAPGTPPFMLPGTRGEPQAQHEPEAADLVRVRPDNQPYLLESAPSMDSELVIYTMSEVPTLRSLFIERQRYTVLMFGLMLSSAGALVLLIRHLRRGKLQLSDTLAKNAALEHEVKYDALTGSLSRGHFLKRLRSEVNQANTTGVPACIILVDLDHFKQINDTWGHALGDTVLATFVRLCHDSLREDDICGRLGGEEFAIILSGATEARAFDAAERLREAVRAARINVDGRALQFTISAGVAQWHAGDDDNAWLQRADAALYLAKSRGRDRCARESDLRVLTRGGS, from the coding sequence TTGCCGTTGCTCAACGCCTTCAACACCTTCCTGTCGCGCCGCCGCGCCGTACCTGTCCTCGTTCGCGGCTTCGTCATGCTCCTGTGCGTGTTTGCCGCGTGGGGGCTGGCGCGCTTCGCCGCCGATCAACTGGTGGCGAACCGCTCGGCGCGTCTGCTCGCCGAAGAGCGCAGCGTCGCCACCCGGCTCGCGCGCGGCACCGTGCACACGGTCAATCAGGATCTGATCCTCATTCGCGGCATCCCGCAGGTGCTCGCGCAGATCTCGCAGATTCAGCATGCGGCCGCCGACATCGCCGATCACCCCCTGACCGAACTGCCCCACGAGACCGCGCGCGAGAAGCTGCTCGCCAACGCAGCACTCAAGCCCGTGAACGAACTGCTGCGCGCCGCCCAGTTGTATTTCGGCGCCGATCTCGTCTGGCTCGGCACCCCTGACGGGGTCACGATCGCGTCGAGCGACGCTAACAGCCCCAACCCGCTCGTCGGGGACAATTACGGCGACCGGGGCTACTTTCAATCAGCCGTGCTCGGCACGGCAGGCCAGCAGTACGTGATCGGGCGCAAGACGCGCCTGCCGGGTATCTACTTCACGGCCCCCGTCTACAGGGAAGGCCGGCTCGTCGGTGTCATGGTGGTCAAGCTCGGCTTGCGCCGGTTGTCGCACTGGGTCGATACGGGGGCGTCGTTCGTCACCGACGTCAACGGCGTGATCGTGCTCGCGAACGACCCGACCTTCACGGGGCTGGCTGTGCCCGGCGCGCCGGTGTTCAAGATGTCGCCGGCCGAGCGCCGCCATCTTTATCAGCAGGATTACTTCACGGTCGTGCCCATCGAGGACTACGACCCGGCCCCCGGTACACCGCCGTTCATGCTGCCCGGCACCCGAGGGGAACCGCAGGCGCAACACGAGCCCGAAGCGGCCGATCTGGTGCGCGTGCGCCCCGACAATCAGCCTTATCTGCTCGAATCCGCCCCGTCGATGGACAGCGAACTGGTGATCTACACGATGAGCGAGGTGCCCACGCTGCGCAGCCTGTTCATCGAGCGCCAGCGATATACGGTGCTGATGTTCGGCCTGATGCTGAGCTCGGCGGGCGCCCTCGTCCTGCTGATTCGCCATCTGCGACGTGGAAAACTTCAGTTGTCCGACACACTGGCCAAGAATGCCGCGCTGGAGCACGAGGTGAAGTACGACGCGCTCACCGGCAGCCTCTCGCGCGGCCACTTCCTGAAACGCCTGCGCAGCGAGGTCAATCAGGCCAACACCACGGGCGTGCCGGCGTGCATCATCCTCGTCGATCTGGACCACTTCAAGCAGATCAACGACACGTGGGGGCATGCATTAGGCGACACCGTACTCGCCACGTTCGTGCGGCTTTGTCACGATTCGTTACGCGAAGATGACATCTGCGGTCGTTTGGGGGGCGAAGAATTCGCTATTATCCTGAGTGGCGCCACCGAAGCCCGTGCCTTCGATGCTGCCGAGCGCTTGCGCGAAGCGGTTCGCGCGGCGCGTATCAATGTCGATGGACGCGCACTTCAGTTCACGATCAGTGCCGGGGTCGCACAGTGGCACGCAGGCGATGACGACAACGCCTGGCTGCAACGTGCCGACGCCGCGCTGTATCTTGCCAAATCTCGCGGGCGCGATCGCTGCGCACGCGAGTCCGACCTCCGGGTGCTCACCCGAGGCGGCTCGTAA
- a CDS encoding phospholipase A has protein sequence MPKTNLATFATSSTFAPWPLRAMQIGAALCLAFSTAAHADLSLLQPPRALTGGAPLQLTLLVTQDAPGRKTVKLPDEIVVRISNDDFKPTLLHLKRAAVVPAQVTLSNGQYRRISYAAELPKELRGTVRLEPVDWDASITTIVLDRAAPAEPMVAAAPAPASGAAAAAAAAGTGGAAVAAATDAASAANATAAPGTPGTSTAPASATADAIAPTADTEFARISSHEPMYIAFGKNGDANARFQLSFKFHILKPDNPSSKSFLDNLYFGYTQLSIWDLEAESAPFRDSNYRPSLFYYIPDTGLRAGWFSSLGVAAGVEHESNGKAGPDSRSINTVFVKPIFTFGDPAEYHWTVAPKLYAYVEKADNPDIQNYRGYMDLLVLWGKPNGWQVGATLRKGMKRNYGSVDVQVTYPLGKLISGAGGYIWIGYFTGYGEDLLDYNRHSPSQVRIGYSVFRW, from the coding sequence ATGCCCAAGACGAATCTCGCCACGTTCGCCACATCCAGCACGTTCGCGCCATGGCCGCTGCGTGCCATGCAGATCGGCGCCGCCCTCTGCCTCGCGTTCAGCACCGCCGCCCACGCCGATCTGTCGCTGCTGCAACCGCCACGCGCCCTTACCGGCGGTGCCCCACTGCAACTGACGCTGCTCGTGACGCAAGACGCGCCGGGCCGCAAAACTGTCAAGCTGCCCGACGAAATCGTCGTGCGCATTTCCAACGACGATTTCAAGCCGACGCTGCTGCATCTCAAGCGCGCGGCCGTCGTCCCGGCGCAGGTCACGCTGTCGAACGGTCAGTACCGGCGTATCTCGTACGCGGCGGAGTTGCCCAAGGAATTGCGGGGCACTGTGCGTCTGGAGCCGGTCGACTGGGACGCCTCGATCACGACCATCGTGCTTGATCGCGCCGCCCCCGCTGAGCCGATGGTGGCCGCCGCGCCCGCACCCGCAAGCGGCGCCGCTGCCGCAGCGGCGGCGGCCGGGACGGGAGGCGCCGCCGTTGCGGCTGCCACCGACGCGGCCAGCGCCGCGAATGCGACCGCCGCCCCCGGCACGCCCGGCACGTCGACCGCGCCCGCCAGCGCCACCGCCGATGCGATTGCCCCGACGGCCGATACCGAGTTCGCGCGCATCTCGTCGCACGAGCCGATGTATATCGCGTTCGGCAAGAATGGCGACGCCAATGCGCGCTTCCAGTTGAGCTTCAAGTTCCACATTCTCAAGCCGGATAATCCGTCGTCCAAATCATTCCTCGACAACCTGTACTTCGGTTACACGCAGTTGTCGATCTGGGATCTGGAGGCGGAATCGGCGCCGTTCCGCGATTCGAACTACCGGCCGAGCCTGTTCTATTACATCCCGGATACCGGTCTTCGCGCGGGCTGGTTCTCGTCGCTTGGCGTGGCCGCCGGTGTCGAGCACGAGTCGAACGGCAAGGCCGGCCCCGACTCGCGCAGCATCAACACGGTCTTCGTCAAACCGATCTTCACGTTCGGCGATCCGGCGGAGTACCACTGGACGGTGGCGCCCAAGCTGTATGCGTATGTCGAGAAGGCCGACAACCCCGATATCCAGAACTATCGCGGCTACATGGACTTGCTGGTGCTGTGGGGCAAGCCGAATGGCTGGCAAGTCGGCGCGACGCTGCGCAAGGGCATGAAGCGCAACTACGGCAGCGTGGATGTGCAGGTGACCTACCCGCTCGGCAAGCTGATTTCGGGCGCAGGCGGCTATATCTGGATCGGGTACTTCACCGGCTACGGCGAAGACCTGCTCGATTACAACCGCCATTCGCCATCGCAGGTGCGTATCGGCTACAGCGTGTTCCGCTGGTAA
- a CDS encoding EamA family transporter, with translation MLRSWQLFALGSAFFAALTAIFGKLGVAQVNSNMATLIRTVIIFAVTLAIVGMRGEWQRPTSLTANTWLFLVLSGVATGLSWLCYFRALQLGPVSGVAPLDKLSVAMAMLIGWVVLGEPFSLKEALGGALIFAGALVLVL, from the coding sequence ATGCTGCGGAGTTGGCAACTTTTTGCACTCGGTTCGGCGTTTTTCGCTGCACTCACGGCGATTTTCGGCAAGCTCGGGGTGGCGCAGGTCAATTCGAACATGGCCACGCTGATCCGCACGGTGATCATCTTCGCGGTGACGCTTGCCATTGTCGGCATGCGCGGCGAATGGCAGCGTCCCACGAGTTTGACGGCGAACACGTGGCTGTTTCTCGTGCTGTCCGGGGTGGCGACGGGGCTGTCGTGGCTCTGTTACTTCCGGGCGCTGCAACTCGGCCCCGTCTCGGGTGTTGCGCCCCTCGACAAGCTCAGCGTGGCGATGGCGATGCTGATCGGCTGGGTTGTGCTCGGCGAGCCGTTCTCGCTCAAGGAGGCGCTCGGCGGCGCATTGATCTTCGCCGGCGCGCTGGTCCTGGTGCTGTAA
- a CDS encoding DUF1289 domain-containing protein yields MSELHDRPDSPCIGICSTLFDEVCKGCGRTAYEVSNWVFLNEDEKRAIWERITREGTAMRFCDNGTTTSSTP; encoded by the coding sequence ATGTCCGAACTGCACGACCGTCCCGACAGCCCCTGCATTGGCATTTGCTCCACCCTGTTCGACGAGGTCTGCAAAGGGTGCGGCCGCACCGCGTACGAAGTGTCGAACTGGGTGTTTCTCAACGAAGACGAGAAACGCGCCATCTGGGAGCGCATCACCCGCGAAGGCACGGCGATGCGCTTTTGCGACAACGGGACTACGACTTCGTCGACGCCGTAA
- a CDS encoding aldehyde dehydrogenase family protein → MITQDKFYIDGQWVAPIGTGTLDVFHSADGKLMGRIPEGVAADTEAAVAAAVKARDTWAATPPAKRAEYLRKIADGLEARAQELAQVITGETGMPIRVSRAVQVAAPVQHWRHYAELAQTFVFEAQVGNSLVVREPVGVVGAITPWNYPLNQITVKVAPALAAGCTVVLKPSEVAPFDAFILAEVIEQAGLPPGVFNLVTGLGPVAGEVLARHPDVDMVSFTGSTRAGKRVSEVASQTVKRVALELGGKSASIVLDDADLAAAVKGTLNACYLNSGQTCAAHTRLLVPATRYDEVKALAKESVARFTLGDPREDATRLGPLASAAQRERVQSYIRKGLAEGAELIAGGDAVPEGFEAGFFVQATVLGRVTPDSTLAQEEIFGPVLTIITYQDEADAVRIANDSIYGLAGGVWSADEARAARVARRIRTGQVSINGGEFNVAAPFGGFKQSGNGRENGVYGFEEFLEYKSLQFKVTASTKS, encoded by the coding sequence ATGATCACTCAGGACAAGTTCTATATCGACGGCCAGTGGGTCGCACCGATCGGCACCGGCACGCTCGATGTCTTTCATTCGGCAGACGGCAAGCTGATGGGCCGCATCCCGGAAGGTGTTGCCGCCGACACGGAAGCCGCCGTTGCCGCTGCGGTCAAGGCGCGTGACACGTGGGCCGCAACGCCCCCGGCCAAGCGTGCCGAGTATCTCCGCAAGATCGCCGACGGTCTCGAGGCGCGCGCACAGGAACTCGCACAGGTGATCACGGGCGAGACCGGCATGCCGATTCGCGTGTCGCGTGCGGTGCAGGTCGCGGCGCCCGTTCAACACTGGCGCCACTATGCCGAGTTGGCGCAGACCTTCGTCTTCGAAGCACAGGTCGGCAATTCGCTAGTGGTGCGTGAGCCGGTTGGTGTGGTCGGTGCCATCACCCCCTGGAACTACCCGCTCAATCAGATCACGGTGAAAGTGGCACCGGCGCTCGCCGCCGGCTGCACGGTGGTGCTCAAGCCGTCGGAGGTCGCGCCGTTTGACGCTTTCATCCTCGCCGAAGTCATTGAGCAGGCCGGATTGCCGCCGGGCGTATTCAATCTCGTGACGGGGCTGGGACCCGTCGCCGGTGAAGTGCTGGCACGGCATCCCGACGTGGATATGGTGTCTTTCACGGGCTCCACGCGGGCAGGCAAACGTGTCTCGGAAGTGGCCTCGCAAACAGTCAAACGGGTGGCGCTGGAACTGGGTGGCAAGTCGGCATCGATCGTGCTCGACGATGCGGATCTTGCGGCAGCGGTAAAGGGCACGCTTAACGCCTGCTACCTGAACTCGGGGCAGACGTGCGCGGCGCACACGCGCTTGCTCGTCCCGGCGACGCGTTACGACGAAGTGAAGGCGCTCGCCAAGGAATCGGTTGCGCGCTTCACGTTGGGCGATCCGCGCGAAGACGCAACGCGGCTCGGGCCGCTCGCATCGGCGGCACAGCGCGAGCGCGTGCAGTCATACATTCGCAAGGGACTGGCGGAAGGGGCGGAGTTGATCGCCGGTGGCGATGCGGTGCCGGAAGGCTTTGAGGCCGGTTTCTTCGTGCAGGCGACCGTGCTTGGCCGTGTCACGCCGGATAGCACGCTCGCACAGGAGGAAATCTTCGGGCCTGTGCTCACGATCATCACGTATCAGGACGAGGCCGATGCGGTGCGCATCGCCAACGACTCGATTTACGGACTGGCAGGCGGGGTGTGGTCAGCGGATGAGGCACGTGCGGCGCGCGTGGCGCGTCGGATCCGCACTGGACAGGTGAGCATCAACGGCGGGGAGTTCAACGTGGCCGCGCCGTTTGGCGGCTTCAAGCAATCGGGGAATGGCCGCGAAAACGGCGTTTATGGATTCGAAGAATTCCTCGAATACAAATCGCTGCAATTCAAGGTTACGGCGTCGACGAAGTCGTAG
- a CDS encoding ABC-F family ATPase, whose protein sequence is MLSTANITMQFGAKPLFENISVKFGGGNRYGLIGANGCGKSTFMKILGGDLEPSGGNVMLEPNVRLGKLKQDQFAYEDMRVLDVVLMGHTEMWAAMSERDAIYANPEATDDDYMHAAELEAKFAEYDGYTAEARAGELLLGVGIPTDQHQGPMSNVAPGWKLRVLLAQALFSNPDVLLLDEPTNNLDINTIRWLEDVLNERNSTMIIISHDRHFLNAVCTHMADMDYGTLTVYPGNYDDYMLASAQARERQMAANSKAKERISDLQDFVRRFSANKSKARQATSRLKQIDKIKVEDVKPSSRQNPFIRFEYEKKLHNLAFEFEGIGKSYERPIFKNYTGAVRAGERVAIIGENGAGKTTLLRSLMSDLPVDAGNVKWAENANIGYMPQDTSEAFPQDLNLTDWMTQWGKEGDDDQVIRGSLGRLLFGGDDVRKSVRVLSGGEKGRMIWGKLMLGRHNVLMMDEPTNHMDMESIESLQIALDKYPGTLVFVSHDREFVSGLATRVIEVKSDGTLVDYAGTYDEYLASQGVEI, encoded by the coding sequence GTGCTGTCTACCGCCAATATCACCATGCAATTCGGCGCCAAGCCGCTCTTCGAGAACATCTCCGTCAAATTTGGCGGGGGCAACCGTTATGGCCTGATCGGCGCGAACGGCTGCGGCAAGTCCACGTTCATGAAGATCCTCGGCGGCGACCTGGAGCCGAGTGGCGGGAACGTCATGCTCGAACCGAACGTGCGCCTCGGTAAGCTCAAGCAGGATCAGTTCGCTTACGAAGACATGCGCGTGCTCGACGTCGTGCTGATGGGCCACACGGAAATGTGGGCGGCCATGAGCGAGCGCGACGCCATCTACGCGAACCCGGAAGCCACCGACGACGATTACATGCACGCGGCCGAGCTCGAAGCGAAGTTCGCCGAGTACGACGGCTACACGGCCGAAGCGCGTGCCGGTGAGTTGCTTCTGGGCGTGGGCATCCCGACGGATCAGCATCAAGGCCCGATGAGCAACGTCGCGCCGGGCTGGAAGCTGCGTGTGCTGCTGGCACAGGCACTGTTCTCGAACCCGGACGTGCTGCTGCTCGACGAACCGACCAACAACCTGGACATCAACACGATCCGCTGGCTGGAAGACGTGCTCAACGAGCGCAACTCCACCATGATCATCATTTCGCACGATCGCCACTTCTTGAACGCCGTGTGCACGCACATGGCCGACATGGACTACGGCACGCTGACGGTCTACCCGGGCAACTACGACGACTACATGCTGGCGTCGGCACAGGCTCGCGAGCGTCAGATGGCTGCGAACTCGAAGGCCAAGGAACGCATCTCCGATCTGCAAGACTTCGTGCGCCGCTTCTCGGCCAACAAGTCGAAAGCGCGTCAGGCAACCAGCCGTCTCAAGCAGATCGACAAGATCAAGGTGGAAGACGTCAAGCCGTCGTCGCGTCAGAACCCGTTCATTCGTTTCGAATACGAGAAGAAGCTGCACAACCTCGCGTTCGAATTCGAGGGCATCGGCAAGTCGTACGAGCGTCCGATCTTCAAGAACTACACCGGTGCAGTGCGCGCCGGCGAGCGTGTGGCCATCATCGGCGAGAACGGTGCCGGTAAGACGACGCTGCTGCGCAGCCTGATGTCGGACCTGCCGGTGGATGCGGGCAATGTGAAGTGGGCCGAGAACGCCAACATCGGTTACATGCCGCAAGACACGTCGGAAGCGTTCCCGCAGGACCTGAACCTGACCGACTGGATGACGCAGTGGGGCAAGGAAGGCGACGACGATCAGGTGATTCGTGGCTCGCTGGGCCGTCTGCTGTTCGGTGGCGACGACGTGCGCAAGTCGGTGCGTGTGCTCTCCGGCGGTGAGAAGGGCCGCATGATCTGGGGCAAGCTGATGCTCGGCCGCCACAACGTGCTGATGATGGACGAGCCGACCAACCACATGGACATGGAGTCGATCGAATCGCTCCAGATCGCGCTCGACAAGTATCCGGGCACGCTGGTATTCGTCTCGCACGACCGCGAATTCGTCTCAGGTCTGGCCACGCGCGTCATCGAAGTGAAGAGCGACGGCACGCTGGTCGATTACGCCGGGACCTACGACGAGTATCTGGCCAGCCAAGGCGTGGAGATCTAA
- a CDS encoding BMP family ABC transporter substrate-binding protein encodes MRRKVLITMASLAAAMLVSACGKQDNNTASAPAAASDAQAASAAPAGKGPVGVAFVYIGNPGDAGWTFAHEQGAKAVEAKYGDKVSVTRVENVPEGADSERVFRDLASKGNKLIFGTSFGYMDSMVKTAADFPDVTFEHATGFKTAPNLGTYDVRTYEGAHLAGVVGGRVTKTNVIGYVASVPIPEVIRNIDAFTIAAREANPKVKVKVVWINSWFDPGKERQAAESLVGQGADVLMQNVDSAVVMQVAEEKKIHAFGWDSDMSKFGPNAHLASAAIDWSKYYIRTVDEVMQGSWKNTPVWGGIKEDEINLVAINDKAVPEAVRKAVTERHDAIRDGKYDPFTGPLKGQDGKEIVPAGKTLNDDEKHQINWFVEGVEGTLPKQ; translated from the coding sequence ATGCGACGTAAAGTCCTGATCACGATGGCGAGCCTGGCGGCCGCCATGCTGGTTTCCGCCTGCGGCAAGCAGGATAACAACACGGCCAGCGCCCCTGCCGCCGCGTCGGACGCGCAAGCCGCGTCGGCCGCCCCGGCAGGCAAGGGCCCGGTCGGTGTGGCGTTTGTCTACATCGGCAACCCGGGCGACGCCGGCTGGACGTTCGCGCACGAGCAAGGCGCGAAGGCCGTCGAGGCCAAGTACGGCGACAAGGTGAGCGTGACCCGCGTCGAGAACGTGCCGGAAGGCGCCGACTCCGAGCGCGTGTTCCGCGATCTGGCCAGCAAGGGCAACAAGCTGATCTTCGGCACGTCGTTCGGTTATATGGACTCGATGGTCAAGACGGCCGCCGATTTCCCGGACGTGACGTTCGAGCACGCTACGGGCTTCAAGACCGCGCCGAACCTCGGCACGTACGACGTGCGCACGTATGAAGGCGCGCATCTGGCCGGTGTGGTCGGTGGCCGCGTGACCAAGACCAACGTGATCGGGTACGTGGCCTCGGTGCCGATTCCCGAAGTGATCCGCAACATCGATGCGTTCACGATCGCCGCACGCGAAGCCAACCCGAAGGTGAAGGTCAAGGTCGTGTGGATCAACAGCTGGTTCGATCCGGGCAAGGAGCGTCAGGCGGCTGAGTCGCTGGTCGGGCAGGGCGCCGACGTGCTGATGCAGAACGTGGACTCGGCCGTGGTCATGCAAGTGGCCGAAGAGAAGAAGATTCACGCGTTCGGCTGGGATTCGGACATGAGCAAGTTCGGTCCGAACGCGCACCTGGCTTCGGCCGCGATCGACTGGAGCAAGTACTACATCCGCACGGTCGACGAAGTGATGCAGGGTTCGTGGAAGAACACCCCGGTCTGGGGCGGCATCAAGGAAGACGAAATCAACCTCGTCGCCATCAACGACAAGGCCGTGCCGGAAGCCGTTCGCAAGGCCGTGACCGAGCGTCACGACGCCATTCGCGACGGCAAGTACGACCCGTTCACCGGCCCGCTCAAGGGGCAGGACGGCAAGGAAATCGTGCCGGCTGGCAAGACACTCAACGACGACGAGAAGCACCAGATCAACTGGTTCGTGGAAGGCGTCGAGGGCACGCTGCCGAAGCAATAA
- a CDS encoding ABC transporter permease, with protein MDWINLLTPLAASAVIAAIPLMLAALGELVTEKSGVLNLGVEGMMLMGAIGAFAVTVVTGSLWLGVLAGIVAGVAMSAVFAWLTLTLMANQVATGLALTIFGVGLSAYIGRPYTDATIPMLRDLPIPGLSSIPVLGPSIFSLNPLGYLAAVLLVAIAWFLYRTRAGLVLRSVGEAPSVAHAIGYPVVRIRYLATLFGGAMSGLAGAYYSVGYLRLWQENLTAGRGWIALALVVFATWRPGRTVLGALLFGVVMALQFQAQAMGIRIPSQALASLPYVATIVVLVIISRNRQTIRLNAPASLGKPFFAGS; from the coding sequence ATGGACTGGATCAATCTGCTCACGCCGCTGGCCGCAAGTGCCGTCATCGCGGCCATTCCGCTGATGCTGGCTGCGCTCGGCGAACTCGTGACCGAAAAGTCGGGTGTTCTCAATCTCGGTGTCGAAGGGATGATGCTGATGGGTGCCATCGGCGCCTTTGCCGTGACGGTCGTGACCGGCAGTCTCTGGCTTGGCGTGCTGGCCGGCATTGTGGCGGGCGTGGCGATGTCGGCCGTGTTCGCGTGGCTCACGCTGACGTTGATGGCCAATCAGGTCGCGACGGGCCTCGCATTGACGATTTTCGGCGTGGGATTATCGGCCTATATCGGCCGCCCCTACACGGACGCGACGATTCCGATGCTGCGCGATCTGCCGATCCCCGGCCTGTCGTCGATTCCCGTACTCGGGCCCTCGATCTTCTCGCTGAATCCGCTCGGCTATCTGGCGGCGGTACTGCTGGTGGCGATTGCATGGTTCCTTTACCGCACGCGCGCCGGACTGGTGCTGCGCTCGGTGGGCGAGGCACCGTCGGTGGCGCATGCGATCGGGTATCCGGTCGTGCGGATTCGTTATCTCGCCACGCTGTTCGGCGGGGCGATGTCGGGGCTGGCGGGGGCGTATTACTCCGTGGGTTATCTGCGGCTTTGGCAGGAGAACCTGACGGCCGGGCGCGGCTGGATCGCGCTGGCGCTGGTGGTGTTCGCGACATGGCGTCCGGGGCGTACCGTGCTGGGCGCGCTGCTCTTCGGCGTGGTGATGGCGCTGCAATTTCAGGCGCAGGCGATGGGTATCCGCATTCCGTCGCAGGCACTCGCGAGCCTGCCGTACGTGGCGACCATCGTCGTGCTGGTGATCATTTCACGAAACCGCCAGACCATTCGCCTGAATGCCCCGGCGTCGCTGGGCAAACCGTTTTTTGCTGGCTCTTGA